The genomic interval CGGCCGCCTGCTCAATCCGGGCCGCAGCAGTCTTCAGATCGTAGTTTTTCGTAGCAGCACGTTCGATCAGAGCGTTGAGTGTGGGATCATTGAACGCCGTCCACCAGCTCTGAAGATCCGGCTTTCCGCTCTTGAATTCATCCTGGACGGCATCGTGCCAGGCATCGGGCGTGGATTCCTCGGGCATTTCATAATCCGGGCCCACAGAAGGCAGGGAGGAACAGCCGCTGAGCAGAGCCAGACCGGCAATGGAATACAGAAACCAACGAAACTTCATGGAGGAACTCCCTTATTAGAGTGATCATTAATTGAGGGTATATGATAGAAACCCCATCTCTGTAAGTCAAACGCCGAAACGGGATCCGGCCTGCCCGTTTCCGGGAAAGACCGGAATGATGAAACGAACCGCACCAAACAGCAGCAGGGCCAGCAGCATACCGTAAACATCAACCATCCAGTCACTGCATCCCGGCGTCCGGTCCATGGTGAGATACTGCAGCGATTCCGATATCGCGGCAAAAAGCAGAATATCAAAGGCCACCTTCAGCACATATCCCCGGCCCTGCCCCTCCAGTGCAGCCGAGCAATAGACCAGAAAACAGAGTGATGCAAAGAGTACAAAATGGCCGATGCGATGCACCTGTTCCACGGCTTCAATCATGCCGTCGACGGCCGAGGTTTCCTTTTCAAAAACCACGGATCCGGATGCGGATTTTTCCGGTGACTTCGCTTTCGGAACTTCCGCTTTTTTCGAAGGAGCCTTCTGCTCCCGGACCTGCAGACGTTTCTGCAGCTGTTCCAGCCGTTCCTTCACACCGTCGACCGGCTTCTGAATCCAGACGGTCGGCACCAGCGTACCGAAGAGAATGGCAATAACATTCAGCAGAATCAGAATGCGCAGTTTCCGGTGGTCCAGCCGGCAGCGCCGGAAATAGAGAACCCCCATCCACAGCCACGCCACCATAAATACCAGACGCATGGGAAGACAGGATGGCTTTACCTCAACCGGTACGGCAACAACCTGATCAAACCATGCCGTCCCTGATTTCCCGATCTGTTGCAGCACAACCTCTACCGTGGCCGCCTCGGGAAAGATTTCAAACTCCTGCTGCTGAAAGGTCCACGGCACGGTTCCCTCTTCATCGAGAAGACCATGTGTTCCCGGAATCCATTTGCCTTTTGCATCGCGCTGAATCAGCAGCAGTCGTGCACTGCTCCACCGGTATTTGCCACGCACCACATCCTCCGTCCGGATTCGACCCTGCAGGCGAATTTTTGATACCGTCGGATTTTCCAGTATCCGGAAACGCACCTCCGCAGTTTTGCCCCCTTTCGGAACCAGCAGGCGGTAAAGGCCGTTGGTTTGGACCACATCACCACGCATTCGCCATGCGTCTCCGAGCTTCGGCATCTCCAGCAACGGTTCGCCCAGCGGTCGATAGCAGTCGTAGCTGCCCCAGAACAGCAAAGTGATCCCCAGCATCAGTAACGCCGGAAGCCGCAGTTTAAGCTTTTTCAGTCCGTCTGTCTGCACTCCGCCAAATTCCATACTTTTTTAACCCCCATAAACAACAGCATCGCAGCCAGCATCCCGTATGCATTGCAGAGCATGTCCTGAATATCGACGGTGCGTTCGACCGCAAAATACTGAAGAGACTCGGTCACCGCACCGAACAGCAGAATATCGAGCCCGGCCCTCGGATAAAACCGGTATTCCCTACGCTCCAGTGCTCCGGAAAGAAACGTTAAAAACGACAGCGATCCGAAAAAAAGAAAATGGCCGGCAGAACGCCCGATAATGTATTTGAAATGATCCAGCAGACCGCCTCCCAGCCCGGCACTCACCAGCTCATATGCCGGCGAAACAGCCGGAACCGCCTGCATTTCGAGCAGAGAAAACCAGCGCAGAAATCCCGGCCCGTACTGGAACCAGCGTGTCGGCAGCATCACTCCGATAATAATCACCAGCGCATTAAGTAGAAGCAGGTGCCGCAGCGGCCGCTCATGAAGACGGCAGATCCGGTAATAAAGCATGCCGAGTAGACACCAGGTCAGAATGAATCCCCAGCGGATAAAAGGATAGAATCCGCTCCACTGTACCGGAACCGCCCGGATTGAATCGAACGAAGCCGTGCCCACCGAACCGTGACGCGACAGCACCACCTGTGCGGAAACCGCATCGCTCTCCAGAATGTAGTCCTGAATAAAAAAAGAGCGCTTAAGAGTGCCAACGGCCGACATCCGGTGCCAGCTTCCGCGTAAAATCCGCTCGTCGGCCAGCTTCTGATCCAGCCGCAGCGCTACAGTATGCCCCGCATGAATATCCGGAACCGGAGCCGCCTGCAGATAGCCGCTCAGACGGATGATTTCATAGCGGGATACATTACCCAGATCAAAGATCACTTCCGGATGGTCGCCTGCGGCATGCTGATTGATCTGAATAACGCCATCCGATGCGGAGCAATCACCATGAACAAAATCAGCTTCAGCCAGCGACGGATAGTCAAGCAACGGCTCGGCGGACGGGCGGCAGGGATCAACCGCAGGCCAGATAAACAAAGTGGCTGCCAGCATGATCAACGCAGGCAGCCGTTTTTTCAGTTGGTTCATTCCTTCATCCATCGACCGGAAAACATACCACCGGCAGAACGGATGCCGAACCTAATCTTTGTGGACTTTAACCTTATCACGGAAGACGCGATGAATGAACCAGGTGTAGCCCAGTACAAGCGGCATACCGATGAGGGCAATACCCAGCATCCACCCCAGAGTGCGCATCGAGGAGGAGGAATTGAAAACGGTAAGGCCCCAGTCCGGCTCGTTGGTACACGGGACAATATTCGGGAAAAGCGCCGCCGCAACGGACAGCATAACCAGTGCAATCGTGGCCGATGAAGAAAGGAATGCCGCCACTGCTTTGCCTTTTTTATTGAAGGCAAAAGCCAGAAAATTGGTCACAAGCGCCAGCACAACCAGCATCATACAAATAACTTTATAATCCCCGCTGATGCAGAACTTCACCCCATAGGCCAGCGTCGGCATAAAAGCGAACAGGAATGCATACCAGGCTTTCTGCGCCCACTTTCCGGCTTTTTCGGCGGTTTCACCTTCGAGCTTCATCGTCAGATAGAGCGCGCCGTGGTGTGCAAACATAGCCAGACCGACAATACCGCAGAACAGTGCAAACGGGTTCAGCAACGCAAAAAATCCGCCGGTATAATCGCCGATGGCGTTGAGTTCCAATCCCTGAAGAATGTTGCCAATGGCAACGCCGTAGAGAATGGTCGGTAGTACTGAACCGAACGCAAAGGCGCCGTCCCACGCCTTAACCCATTTTTCAGATTCAATCTTATTGCGGAATTCGATCGCAACCGCGCGGAAGATCAGCCCGAGCAGCACCAGCATCATCGCCAGATAAAAACCGCTGAATACGGTGGCATAGACCGGCGGAAACGCTGCGAACAGTGCTCCGCCTGCGGTCAGCAGCCAAACTTCGTTGCCGTCCCAGAACGGTTCGATGGAATGAATAAACGCAGTGCGCTCGCCTTTCTTCCGGGCAAAGAGATGCCAGAAACCGACGCCCAGATCAAATCCGTCGAGAATCGAATAGCCGATAACGAGAATACCGATAAGCAGGAACCAGACAATTTGCAGTGCTTCCATAATTATTCAACCTCCCCTTCAAGGGCTTCAACGGATTCGGGCCCTTTGGCAAACTGGTTTTTCAGCAGATAAATCCAGAGTCCGAAGAGCAGTGCATAGATGATGGAAAACATAATAATCGAGGCCAATACCTGTCCGGCCGGCACCGATTTGGATACGGCCTCTTTTGTGCGCAGCAGATTATAGACGACCCACGGCTGGCGCCCGACTTCGGCCGCAATCCAACCGACCTCGTTGGCAAGGAATGGAATCGGAACCGTGAAAGCACAGATTTTTAGATAAAGCCGGTGGTCAAGCAGCTTTTTGTTGAGCCAGAAAATCACCCCGATGAAGGCGACAAAAGCCATCCACATCCCCATGTAGAACATCAGATGAAATGCCCAGAACGAAATCGCCACCGGCGGACGGTCCTCCTTCGGGAAGTCTTTCAGACCCTGAATTTCCGTATCAAAACGTCCGCCGACCATCAGACTGACCATACCGGGAATCCGGATGGCAAAATGGTTTTTTTCGGCATCCTGATCCGGCAGGCCGAAAAGCATGAGCGGTGCATTCGGTCCGCTTTCCCAGATCCCTTCAAAAGCCGCCAGCTTGGCCGGTTGCGTTTCAGCCACCTGATGACCGTGTTTATGACCTACAAACATAGTAATCAGAATGACCATGAAAGCCGGAACAATGGCCGTACGCATGGAGGCACGGAAAAATTCCACATTCCGCTTTTTAACCACCTGCCAGGCCGACGTGCCGAGAATAAAAAATACACCGACGGTCAGTGCTCCGGTGATGACGTGGGAATAACGCGGCAGCGTGGATGGATTAAATACCGCCTGCCAGAAGTTGGTGAGCACCGCTTTCTGAATTTCGATGCCGTTTACCGTTTCAGTGACCACTTCGTAACCGGCCGGCGTCTGCTGCCACGAATTGGCCACCACGATCCAGAAGGCCGACATGGTTGCACCGAGGGCCACCATAAAACTGGAAAACCAGTACAGCTTCTGCGATACACGTTTCCGTCCGTACAGCAGAATGCCGAGGAAACTCGATTCCAGGAAAAAGGCGAACACGCCCTCCGCCGCCAGCGGAGCCCCGAAAATATCACCGACAAAGCGGGAATAACCCGCCCAGTTGGTGCCGAACTGGAATTCCATTACAATACCGGTTGCCACTCCAATGATAAACGAAATCGCAAACACCTTCGTCCAGAAATGGGCCAGCTGCCGGAAAAGCGGATTTCCGTTTTCCTGATAGCGCGTGTTGTACATAAAGATCATCCAGCCCAGACCGATGGTCAGCGGCGGGAAGATATAGTGGAACATGATCGTCAGCGCGAACTGTA from Verrucomicrobia bacterium S94 carries:
- a CDS encoding VanZ family protein, with protein sequence MDEGMNQLKKRLPALIMLAATLFIWPAVDPCRPSAEPLLDYPSLAEADFVHGDCSASDGVIQINQHAAGDHPEVIFDLGNVSRYEIIRLSGYLQAAPVPDIHAGHTVALRLDQKLADERILRGSWHRMSAVGTLKRSFFIQDYILESDAVSAQVVLSRHGSVGTASFDSIRAVPVQWSGFYPFIRWGFILTWCLLGMLYYRICRLHERPLRHLLLLNALVIIIGVMLPTRWFQYGPGFLRWFSLLEMQAVPAVSPAYELVSAGLGGGLLDHFKYIIGRSAGHFLFFGSLSFLTFLSGALERREYRFYPRAGLDILLFGAVTESLQYFAVERTVDIQDMLCNAYGMLAAMLLFMGVKKVWNLAECRQTD
- a CDS encoding cytochrome ubiquinol oxidase subunit I, with protein sequence MDAVLLARIQFALTIMFHYIFPPLTIGLGWMIFMYNTRYQENGNPLFRQLAHFWTKVFAISFIIGVATGIVMEFQFGTNWAGYSRFVGDIFGAPLAAEGVFAFFLESSFLGILLYGRKRVSQKLYWFSSFMVALGATMSAFWIVVANSWQQTPAGYEVVTETVNGIEIQKAVLTNFWQAVFNPSTLPRYSHVITGALTVGVFFILGTSAWQVVKKRNVEFFRASMRTAIVPAFMVILITMFVGHKHGHQVAETQPAKLAAFEGIWESGPNAPLMLFGLPDQDAEKNHFAIRIPGMVSLMVGGRFDTEIQGLKDFPKEDRPPVAISFWAFHLMFYMGMWMAFVAFIGVIFWLNKKLLDHRLYLKICAFTVPIPFLANEVGWIAAEVGRQPWVVYNLLRTKEAVSKSVPAGQVLASIIMFSIIYALLFGLWIYLLKNQFAKGPESVEALEGEVE
- the cydB gene encoding cytochrome d ubiquinol oxidase subunit II, encoding MEALQIVWFLLIGILVIGYSILDGFDLGVGFWHLFARKKGERTAFIHSIEPFWDGNEVWLLTAGGALFAAFPPVYATVFSGFYLAMMLVLLGLIFRAVAIEFRNKIESEKWVKAWDGAFAFGSVLPTILYGVAIGNILQGLELNAIGDYTGGFFALLNPFALFCGIVGLAMFAHHGALYLTMKLEGETAEKAGKWAQKAWYAFLFAFMPTLAYGVKFCISGDYKVICMMLVVLALVTNFLAFAFNKKGKAVAAFLSSSATIALVMLSVAAALFPNIVPCTNEPDWGLTVFNSSSSMRTLGWMLGIALIGMPLVLGYTWFIHRVFRDKVKVHKD